A genomic stretch from Campylobacter lari subsp. concheus includes:
- a CDS encoding DUF945 family protein, which produces MKKIIAGVVVVVLLAIGFFVSASYINSINGKIFAQMSQDTAYYSVEDANYTKGLLNSKGSFIATLNDLPYSFKVNVDFSNNFFASNNAIVSILNENEDLKGIFPNEEIFKILVSTKGGDININATINDINFTRNDTNLVLNNTSFKITGSEEFVKNMELNLGYVLLDQLSHEEKLEAKNIKISEFPLEKLSFNNIFNPSRNSEQNISIDSANFISSIAFDFDKLKIFAKTAQNAQNDYDSVLKLDLAKFNLVNKNFMLNNINLDMNFNNLSKKAYDSLVQNSNTDIFSMMLLASQFLKANPQIILNNLSFEKEGKKFDANGQTIFTENNIKSQLHANTEILPSQIWPDFANFDTYFVDNNGSYMLDFIYDDSNKSDITTIINGEKLAIDPQ; this is translated from the coding sequence ATGAAAAAAATCATCGCAGGGGTTGTAGTAGTAGTTTTGCTAGCTATAGGGTTTTTTGTCTCAGCTTCTTACATTAACTCTATCAATGGAAAAATATTTGCTCAAATGAGTCAAGATACAGCATATTACAGCGTTGAAGATGCTAACTATACTAAAGGACTTTTAAATTCCAAAGGAAGTTTTATAGCTACACTTAACGACTTGCCTTATAGTTTTAAAGTGAATGTGGATTTTTCTAATAATTTTTTTGCAAGTAATAATGCTATCGTTTCTATTTTAAATGAAAATGAAGACTTAAAAGGTATTTTCCCAAATGAAGAAATCTTTAAAATCTTAGTTAGTACAAAAGGTGGAGACATTAACATCAACGCAACAATAAATGATATTAATTTCACCCGCAATGATACAAATTTAGTTTTAAACAATACATCTTTTAAGATTACAGGTTCTGAAGAATTTGTAAAAAATATGGAGCTTAATCTAGGTTATGTTTTATTAGATCAATTATCTCATGAAGAAAAACTAGAAGCAAAAAATATCAAAATTTCTGAATTTCCTTTAGAAAAACTTAGTTTTAACAATATCTTTAATCCTAGTAGAAATAGTGAGCAAAATATAAGCATTGATAGTGCTAATTTTATAAGTTCTATTGCTTTTGACTTTGATAAATTAAAAATTTTTGCAAAAACAGCTCAAAATGCTCAAAATGATTATGATAGTGTTTTAAAACTAGATTTAGCTAAATTTAATCTTGTAAATAAAAACTTTATGTTAAACAACATTAACTTAGATATGAATTTTAATAATCTTTCCAAAAAAGCTTATGATAGTTTAGTACAAAATTCAAACACTGATATTTTTTCTATGATGCTTTTAGCAAGTCAGTTTTTAAAAGCAAACCCACAAATCATCTTAAATAATCTAAGCTTTGAAAAAGAAGGTAAAAAATTTGACGCAAATGGACAAACTATTTTCACTGAAAATAATATAAAATCACAATTGCATGCAAACACTGAAATTCTTCCTAGTCAAATTTGGCCTGATTTTGCAAATTTTGATACTTATTTTGTAGATAATAACGGATCTTATATGCTTGATTTTATCTATGATGATTCTAATAAAAGTGATATTACAACTATTATTAATGGTGAAAAACTTGCCATAGATCCACAATGA
- a CDS encoding DUF262 domain-containing protein, producing the protein MATNELKSLKNIFDGKYLRIPDYQRGYAWEYNQLKDFWEDLENLENDKTHYMGVLTLEKVTQEKKEEKIEYWKIDYGAYKSDNVFYVVDGQQRITTSIILISVILNNIKETQQTKDKTLWFTDEEYNDLYKKYIAKSNQNGEYLYYFGYTADNPSYEFLKTKIFENKSISNTNNETLYTANLENAKKFFKEKINNFTLKQKENLFKKVTEQLLFNVYEISNDLDVFIAFETMNNRGKKLSNLELLKNRLIYLSTKFEDEDKFSLRRKINECWKKIYEYLGKNKLQPLNDDVFLKNHWIMYFKYSREKGNDYIVSLLEEIFVCKRILGKNIDNPLTIKEINDYILSLSTSIEHWYYLFNPEQSNYTEEVKTLLDKLNRLGYRSFAPLLMAVFSKNNTFNNDEICDLLKMIEKFIFLIFEISKRRSNTGDSTFYNYANQYYHNDKSNISIKDIIGIYDLKNDEYSGINWWLVSYVDIEQFYIYLKDKFKNKDGYYSWTGLSYFLFEYELSLQHKSKNNTIKINWKEYINSKKDYNSIEHILPQTPTDEYWINKLKQVNSDNYKYIINSLGNLIPLSKAKNSKLNNKNFYIKKNGEDGEFIGYKNGSYSEQEINEKEEWGIEEINERTNKLIEFLINHWEIDKYCLINNINNKLNFIKTIK; encoded by the coding sequence ATGGCTACTAATGAATTAAAATCACTAAAAAATATATTTGATGGAAAATATTTAAGAATACCAGATTATCAAAGAGGTTACGCTTGGGAATATAATCAATTAAAAGATTTTTGGGAAGACTTGGAAAATTTAGAAAATGACAAAACTCATTATATGGGAGTTTTAACACTAGAAAAAGTTACACAAGAAAAAAAGGAAGAAAAGATTGAATATTGGAAAATAGATTATGGAGCATATAAATCAGATAATGTATTTTATGTTGTAGATGGACAGCAAAGAATAACAACAAGCATTATTTTGATTTCAGTAATTTTAAATAATATAAAAGAAACACAACAAACAAAAGATAAAACTCTATGGTTTACTGATGAAGAATATAATGATTTATATAAAAAATATATTGCAAAATCAAATCAAAATGGTGAATATTTATATTATTTTGGATATACAGCAGATAACCCAAGTTATGAGTTTTTAAAAACAAAAATTTTTGAAAATAAAAGCATATCAAATACTAATAATGAAACGTTATACACAGCTAATCTAGAAAATGCAAAAAAATTTTTTAAAGAAAAAATAAATAATTTTACATTAAAACAAAAAGAAAATCTCTTTAAAAAAGTAACTGAACAGCTTTTATTTAATGTATATGAAATATCTAATGATTTAGACGTATTCATTGCTTTTGAAACCATGAACAATAGAGGTAAAAAATTATCTAATTTAGAATTATTAAAAAATAGACTAATTTATTTATCTACAAAATTTGAAGATGAAGATAAATTTTCTTTAAGAAGAAAAATTAATGAATGCTGGAAAAAAATATATGAATACCTAGGAAAAAATAAATTACAGCCTTTAAATGATGATGTTTTTCTTAAAAATCACTGGATTATGTATTTTAAATACAGTAGAGAAAAAGGAAATGATTATATTGTATCGTTATTAGAAGAAATATTTGTTTGTAAAAGGATACTAGGAAAAAATATAGATAATCCTTTAACTATTAAAGAAATAAATGATTATATTTTAAGTCTTAGTACAAGTATTGAACATTGGTATTATCTTTTTAATCCTGAGCAATCTAATTACACTGAAGAAGTAAAAACATTACTTGATAAATTAAATAGACTAGGTTATAGATCTTTTGCACCACTTTTAATGGCTGTATTTAGTAAAAATAATACATTCAATAATGATGAAATTTGTGATTTACTTAAAATGATAGAAAAATTTATTTTTTTAATTTTTGAAATTTCAAAAAGACGATCAAATACTGGTGATAGTACTTTTTATAACTATGCAAACCAATACTATCACAATGATAAATCAAATATTTCTATTAAAGATATTATAGGAATATATGATTTAAAAAATGATGAATATTCTGGAATTAATTGGTGGCTTGTTTCATATGTTGATATTGAACAATTTTATATTTATTTAAAAGACAAATTTAAAAATAAAGATGGTTATTATAGTTGGACTGGTTTATCATATTTCTTATTTGAATATGAATTATCGCTTCAACATAAAAGTAAAAATAATACAATTAAAATCAATTGGAAAGAATATATAAATTCAAAAAAAGATTATAATAGCATTGAGCATATTTTACCTCAAACACCTACAGATGAGTATTGGATAAATAAGCTAAAACAAGTTAATTCAGATAATTATAAATATATAATTAATTCTTTAGGAAATTTAATTCCATTATCAAAAGCTAAAAATTCCAAATTAAATAACAAAAATTTCTATATCAAAAAAAATGGAGAAGATGGAGAATTTATCGGTTATAAAAACGGTTCTTATTCTGAGCAAGAAATAAATGAAAAAGAAGAATGGGGAATTGAAGAAATAAATGAAAGAACAAATAAATTAATTGAATTTTTAATAAATCATTGGGAAATAGATAAATATTGTTTAATAAATAATATAAACAATAAATTAAATTTTATAAAAACCATCAAATAA
- a CDS encoding replication-associated recombination protein A encodes MTNLSLTFRPKTLDEVLGQENLVEIFKKFIQISKLPHSIFFGPAGCGKTSFARAIAYEYKLDFYEFDGGNFKLEELRKILNNYENSLYKPLIFIDEVHRLSKTQQEMLLIPLENQKCLFIGASTENPYFTLTSGIRSRSMLFEFKGLEYKDLEKLTIKVQEKLQCKIDDDAKDFLITSSANDARSFLNLCEFALALDSTHITLETLKKLRANVLSDGTSSKDTHYRLASSMIKSLRGSDIDASLYYLARLIDGGESADFIARRLVIFASEDISNANPQALNLATSTLIAVKNIGYPEARIILAQCVVFLASSPKSNSSYLAINEALNYVQNNPALKILPYLDNNNPQRKNYLYPHDFGGWVKQRYLEKDLKFYHSKGIGFEAQLDLWLNDMKKVKK; translated from the coding sequence ATGACAAATTTAAGCTTAACTTTTCGTCCTAAAACTTTAGATGAGGTTTTAGGACAAGAGAATTTAGTAGAAATTTTTAAAAAATTCATACAAATTTCAAAGCTCCCTCATAGTATATTTTTTGGCCCAGCAGGTTGCGGGAAGACTTCTTTTGCAAGAGCAATAGCGTATGAGTATAAACTAGACTTTTATGAGTTTGATGGAGGCAATTTCAAACTTGAAGAGCTTAGAAAAATACTAAATAATTACGAAAATTCTTTATATAAACCTTTGATATTTATTGATGAGGTACATAGGCTTTCAAAAACCCAACAAGAAATGCTTTTAATCCCTTTGGAAAATCAAAAATGCCTTTTCATAGGTGCAAGCACTGAAAACCCCTACTTTACTTTAACTTCAGGCATAAGAAGCAGAAGTATGCTTTTTGAATTTAAAGGCTTAGAGTATAAAGACTTAGAAAAACTTACTATAAAAGTGCAAGAAAAACTCCAATGTAAAATCGATGATGATGCTAAAGACTTTTTGATCACTTCTAGTGCAAATGATGCAAGAAGCTTTTTAAATTTATGTGAGTTTGCTTTGGCTTTAGATAGCACTCATATCACGCTTGAAACTTTGAAAAAATTAAGAGCAAATGTTTTAAGCGATGGCACTTCAAGTAAAGATACACACTATAGACTAGCTAGTTCTATGATAAAAAGCTTAAGAGGAAGTGATATAGATGCGAGTTTGTATTATCTTGCGAGGTTGATTGATGGGGGCGAAAGTGCAGATTTCATCGCTAGAAGATTAGTGATATTTGCAAGTGAAGATATCTCAAATGCAAACCCACAAGCACTTAATCTAGCCACAAGCACACTCATAGCAGTAAAAAACATAGGCTATCCTGAAGCTAGGATCATCTTAGCTCAATGTGTGGTATTTTTAGCAAGTTCGCCTAAGTCAAACTCAAGCTACCTTGCTATAAATGAAGCATTAAATTATGTGCAAAACAATCCTGCGTTAAAAATACTCCCTTATCTTGATAATAACAACCCTCAAAGAAAAAACTACCTTTATCCGCACGATTTTGGTGGCTGGGTGAAGCAAAGATACCTAGAAAAAGACTTGAAATTTTATCATAGCAAAGGTATAGGTTTTGAAGCACAGCTAGATTTATGGCTAAATGATATGAAAAAAGTCAAAAAGTGA